A region from the Triticum urartu cultivar G1812 chromosome 1, Tu2.1, whole genome shotgun sequence genome encodes:
- the LOC125538834 gene encoding uncharacterized protein LOC125538834 — protein MEAVDPAVVVSCECCGLEEECTGEYIGGVRACFGGRWLCGLCSEAVKYEAGRSKRTAAMGVEEAVRAHMAFCRMFRRGGPAERVAEGMCRMLRRTACEKHRATSSSSSRPTAPATVASASGHHRASVPSPRVDVCFLRRGDASDIRLPRQS, from the coding sequence ATGGAGGCTGTAGATCCGGCGGTGGTGGTGAGCTGCGAGTGCTGCGGCCTGGAGGAGGAGTGCACCGGCGAGTACATTGGCGGCGTGAGGGCCTGCTTCGGGGGCAGGTGGCTGTGCGGGCTGTGCTCCGAGGCCGTCAAGTACGAGGCCGGCCGCAGCAAGCGCACCGCGGCCATGGGCGTGGAGGAGGCCGTGCGGGCGCACATGGCCTTCTGCCGCATGTTCAGGCGCGGCGGCcccgcggagcgcgtggccgagGGCATGTGCCGGATGCTTAGGCGCACCGCGTGCGAGAAGCACCGGGCCACCTCATCGTCCTCGTCGCGGCCGACAGCGCCGGCGACGGTAGCGTCAGCGTCCGGGCACCACCGCGCCTCGGTGCCGTCCCCCCGAGTTGATGTCTGCTTCTTGAGACGAGGTGATGCTTCGGACATACGTCTTCCTCGGCAAAGCTAG